A portion of the Carassius auratus strain Wakin unplaced genomic scaffold, ASM336829v1 scaf_tig00021175, whole genome shotgun sequence genome contains these proteins:
- the LOC113076762 gene encoding zinc finger protein 664-like, producing MPELIEDNEENEEEQKQHVKTGENSLSCPPTKQKDLKKRRDEKSFTCSQCGKSLRSKLGLEIHMRIHTGEKPYRCDQCENSFTQSSSLKIHMNIHTGQKLYECDQCGKTFLTATNLKSHLKVHSKEKPHSCSCGKRFSRLQNLKVHQKIHTGVKEYMCFECEKTFITAGSLKQHQWIHTGEKPYKCSHCDKRFIRLGDLKSHERIHNGEKPYKCSHCDKRFSRLGSLLTHERIHTGEKPYKCSHCDKRFSRLGYLETHERIHTGEKPYKCSHCDKRFSQVATLKTHERIHTGEKPYHCTVCGKSFRYSSSLLKHNKEHSPSVVGDTQTNRLLDISALP from the coding sequence agttGATTGAAGACAATGAGGAGAATGAAGAGGAGCAGAAGCAACATGTCAAAACTGGAGAAAACTCTTTGAGTTGCCCTCcaaccaaacagaaagatttaaagaagagaagagacgagaaatctttcacctgcagtcagtgtggaaagagtttgagaAGCAAACTTGGTCTTGAGAttcacatgaggatccacactggagagaaaccatacagatGTGATCAATGTGAGAATagtttcacacaatcatcaaGCCTTAAgatacacatgaacatccacactggacaGAAACTTTATGAATGTGATCaatgtggaaaaacatttttgacGGCTACAAACCTGAAGAGTCACCTGAAAGTTCattcaaaggagaaaccacattcatgttcaTGTGGAAAGAGGTTTTCACGTTTGCAAAATTTAAAAGTTCATCAGAAGATACACACTGGTGTGAAAGAAtatatgtgctttgagtgtgagaagacttttatTACAGCTGGAAGTTTGAAACAGCACCAgtggatccacactggagagaaaccttacaagtgttcacactgtgacaagagattcattcGGTTAGGAGACCTGAaatcacatgagaggatccacaatggagagaaaccttacaagtgttcacactgcgacaagagattcagtcggttaGGATCTCTGCttacacatgagaggatccacactggagagaaaccttacaagtgttcacactgtgacaagagattcagtcggttaGGATATCtggaaacacatgagaggatccacactggagagaaaccttacaagtgttcacactgtgacaagagattcagtcaggtagcaactctgaaaacacatgagaggatccacactggagagaaaccgtatcactgcactgtaTGTGGGAAGAGTTTCCGTTATTCATCTTCTCTACTTAAGCATAACAAAGAACATTCACCGTCAGTAGTAGGGGATACACAGACTAATCGACTACTCGACATCAGTGCTCTGCCATGA